In Anomaloglossus baeobatrachus isolate aAnoBae1 chromosome 2, aAnoBae1.hap1, whole genome shotgun sequence, the DNA window tcatttagtttttttgtttttatttcactcCTTTGTTACTCGATTCATTTGTTCAGATTCTTGATGACATTAAAATGGGAAAACTGTTCTTAAATGAGTCTTCTTGGTATGATTGATTTACTTGATAAAAACCTGGCATTTAatgggggtgtgtagactttttatatcagtgtagagtccaggctaTTTTGCTCACTGAAGAATATCTAATCTGAATTCGAATGTTCTGAAATATAAAGTCTCTATGGTAAATACCTGTAAAAATGGACATCATTTATCAAAACTGACCCAAAATAAATAACTTTttaaataaatatacatttttaacaTATCCATTCTTATCAATATTTTACATTATTTAAAATAAGTGATAAATTGTGTAAACGCAAAAAGAAAAGCTGTCAAAATATAAATTAATATTAATTAAGGGTTTTGTATTGAAAAGGTTTTATTTTGGTGTGACATTAGCTTTTTAGAAATTATACAGAAACTTTACAACTGTTAATAAACTCAGGCCTATAAGCCAGGCTCATGATGTCACTGGCCCATCGTTGCTGTCATTTCAACTTTGGCTTTGGTCCCTTTGTGATGTCACTTGACCTTTGGCTTTGGTTCCGCTGTGATGTCACTTGACCTTTGGCTTTGGCCCCTCTGTCATGTCATGTGATCATTAGAATAGGATGATGTCACAATTGCCTTTGTGATGTCACGGAATCAATAAAATGTCTCTGCAGCCTGAATATTATCCAGTTGTTTTCATCACTTAGTGGGTGAGGGCAATTTTTCTTGCGCTTGGCAAATTTTGGTTTGATATAAAATATTTGACTGAAAAGCAGAAGGCCTGTCATGGGAGCAGTTCTAGACTACATCCGGGAGCGCCctagaggtggacaggaccttcctcagcccaAAACGACATCTATGGAGCTGAATAAtaggaagagaaagggagagagacttGGTAAGGTCTCAAGAAAGAGGAGAATAGAAGCATCAGAGGGTGAACAAGAGGGCACCAATCAAAACATGATCAAAGCTTCAAAAatacctggaagcccgatacaggagagtatcatgaaaaagaaaaaaaaggaaaaagatggcatcattatcaaagcttcaaaaagacctggaagccggataccagagagtatcatgaaaaagaaaaaaaaggaaaaagatggcatcattatcaaagcttcaaaaagacctggaagcccgataccagagagtatcatgaaaaagaaaaaaaaggaaaaagatggcatcattatcaaagcttcaaaaagacctggaagcccgataccagagagtatcatgaaaaagaaaaaaatggaaaaagcgatgggggacaaagctgTGGATGGACCCAGTGTTTACCCCAATACTGACACTGAGCAGCTCTCAGGTGAGTACAGATCTAAGACACAGAGACCCAATATCCCAAATTTAGTCAATGACAGGATTTTTCGTAGTAACCCACTTATTATAATTACAGTCTTGTTTCTCTTTGGTACCCCCCTATATTTTTGTACCCATCTGTAGGAGGCCACTTTGGCATTAGCTAGGTCTATTATTTTCTTACTGCAGAAATACAATGGGCTCCAGAAATGGTATTTCTATGAAGCCCCCTATAGCCTATTGTCTGTATGCCATCTCCCTCTGGGGATAGTGGTCAGATGGAGAAGCAAAATACATAGACACATGGTGTGTACATCAAAGTGTCTCTCTGGGGGCCAAACCTGTTATCCCCCCTTTATTATAGTAAGAGCAGGTTTTAGAAAATAACCAATAAGTATTTAACAAGACATAGAATATAAGCCAATCATAATACATGAAAGATAAAACAATCTTAATACAATATAGCATAATATAATATAATCACATTTTTAATAATGAATTACATCATTTATATCAAAAAGCATGTAATTTATTGTTAATGGTGAGACACTTCCCTATAATATATTTTTTGATTATAGTCTGCTGGTTTGGTTCTGCAGTGGTTATCTTTTTGCGTAATGCTGTGGTTCATTGTTCCAAAAAACTTAATTAGAGCAGAGGTTATGATatataataaaaagtaaaaattaagACAAATCAAATAAAGAGTGAAAGTTGAGATTTATGTAAGAAGTCCGATAATGTAACAAAATGGAGATTGTGTTGCATGAACTATTATATTTACATACAGATATTGGCTTTCTGTCACATCTTATTTCTCCCTTCCCCACCAGGTATAACACCAGCTGAATCTCCCATCATTGTGACGGGAGtggagagcttcaccttccataaaatTCTTGGAGAGGGCTCATATGGTAAAGTAAGTATTAGACATTGTGGTGACATCTTCCTCATTTGTCTGATGTGGAGCAGTAATATGACTCTAGGAGCATCACTGCTTCACATCTTCTCATCACATCTCATGGCAGCTCAGGCCATTCCTCCAGTTCTAACTCTCTGTATCCTCCAGGTCATGTTGGCCACACATCAGGCCTGCCAAAAACAACTGGCAGTGAAGATGGTGAAGAAGAGGCTCCTAGTCAAGGACTCAAGAGACGATGTCCTGATAGAGCGACAGGTCCTGGAGATGATTAGGAAGAGTCCATTCATTTCTCGGGCTTTTgccaccttccagtcccaggtaagagGCTCATAATCCAACATTTCTGAGTCATCGATGTATTAATTAAATTTATCTACTCTATGTGCCAATTTGTCTGCAATGTTCTTCTAGGTCACAGTCATAGTATTTGTTAAAAGAATGTGTCTTAGAAGAACATTGATTAAAACCAGTGCAACCAGTGCCTCATATCGACAATATTTCATTTACCCTCATTATTTCCTCTGTTTTACACAGGACTATGTTTTCTACGCCATGGAATATCTCAGTGGAGGAGACCTTAGAGGCTTCATGACAACTTATGCCCCTATTCCCATTCCAGCCATCAGGTAAGATATAATTTCATATATTAGATGAAGATAATGGTTGTCAGGGATATTCGGCTTTATGTCATTATCACTCTCTTAGTTTAGTGGATGAAATATTGGattttgatggatttctttttttctcatcagatttattgcagctgagctgatctgtgggctgcagtttctccacagCAGAGGCATTATACACAGGTAAGTACGGCACACCTTCTATGTAGACCTGGTATGAATAGTCTTATACCCTCATCCTAATGCCCTCTGTAGACACTTTTCATCTCAGGCCACAATGGGGTCTTCCGCCAATATAATAAATATGTTATTATCTCTTTTTTTCTACCAGAGATATAAAATCAGACAACATTTTACTGGACAACAATGGTCATTTGAAGATTGCTGATTTTGGTCTTGCCGTGATGAACATCTTTGGCAATGCAAAAACGACAGGATGGGCCGGGACGCTTAAATATatggctcctgaggtgaggaaTCATTTACATGTCCCTGAGTTATCTCAATACAAGACTGGACATCTCCATGTGTTCCGCTGTCTGGTCAATATTCTTATTGTCTGCTTTATGTCTTCACAGATTCTTTTAGAGAAGCCATACAACACagcagtggactggttctctgctggtgtTGTGATATATGAGATGGCTACTGGCAGATATCCATTCAGTGAAGATGAAATTGAGGAGAACATCGAGAAGGCACTGATCAATGATGATCCTGCCTTCCCAAAAGAACTGGACCCCCAAGTCAAAGCCGTCATAAAGGGGGTGAGTATAAAGGCACAACTCAGTAATAAAGTTTTTGAATACTATGAAAAACACAACAATAAAAAGGATAACGACTGAAGGCTGAATAAATGTCTTCATTGTATGTTCCCAGCTCTTGGATAAGTCACCAAAGAGTCGGCAGAAATTCGTGGACAACATTAAAGATCATCCATTCTTTACGGAGATCAACTGGACAGAAATAGAGGGCGGCAAAGCATCTCCACCATTCCACCTACCACCTGTAAGTATATGACCCAGAGAAGATGGTGACAGCAGTACATATCTGTTGTGTGACTTCTTTATAAACACTGATTCTTGAATATTTTGTCCAcagccaccagtgatgacatcAGATGCAATGAAAGATGTCCTTTCTTTCTCCGAAGCCACTAAACCACGAATggctaaaaaaaatcaaaatctttTCTGTGGATTCACATTTGCTGATGATGGATGGAAGGTTGTAAAGCAGATGCAGAAAGCTAAAACACCTAATCGGAGACCTAAAACACCCCATCACAGGTGAGTCATTGTAAATGGGACTGGGATAGGGGTCATGAAACCCCATCTTGTCCCATGAGAATCAGTTAGCACAGTGTAGTGAGgaaaactcttaagggtgctttacatggtgcgatatcgctaatgatttatcgttggggtcacagtgtttgtgatacacatccggcgtcgttagcgacatcgcagcgtgtaacacgtacgagcgaccttcaacgattgcaaaagtggttaaaatcattggttttggagagatcgtccaaacaccaaatatcgttgtcaggtgagtaacgaggttgtttgtcattcctgcggcatcacacatcgctatgtgtgacaccacaggaatgacaaacaactccttacctgtatccaccagcaatgcggaaggaaggaggtgggtggtaggttatgtgccgctcatctccgctcctccgcttctattggccagccgcttagtgacgccgcagtgacgtcgctatgacgccgaacgcacgtcccctttgagggagggattgttcggcggtcacagcgacgtcgctgccaaggtatgtgcgtgtgacgctgactTAGCAATAATTTttcctacggcagcgatcaacaaatgtcgcacgagtgacgggggtaggtgctaacgctcgcgacattgctagcaatcgctagcgatgttgcagcgtgtaaagcaccctttagtgttgctTACAGTTTGCTGATTGCCCATAGGGCCAAACCTGGAGGTGTTTTCCCATTAAGATAATCCCATTTCATGTGTCCCATTAATATGTAAAAGTTATTTCTAACCTAGTATCTCTTTTTGTGAAGGTCGCCTACCACAGAATCTGGAGGAGGATAAGATGGTGGAAATAAAGAGCTCTGGAGACATGCCCCAGCAGAGCTTCTAATGGAAATGATGTGCACCAGAAAAAGCCAACGAGTCTTAGAGTGCACTCCTGACTACTTGTCAGTCCTGGCTCCTAATCAATCAACACTAGGAGTGTCCTGAGGGCCGTGACCTGCAGTGTAACATGCAGCCATATCCACTCCTTCCTATTGAAGGATGGGGGTGTTGCTACATTCTGGTGCTCTGCAGTGTCCAAATACAAGAAGAAGATgaagaccatgaaaatcctaccaggagtcagtaAAATGACCGTGGACCAGAACTTCTAGATGGcatgttgccttgtgcccccagggaaggacagttatccataggccatggttccctagaggtttcccccacagggggtttttcctctcctgagtgccgatggATAAACACAACATAAAAACAATGGCAACTTGTCATCTTCTGCCCTAGGTGGATCTCCTACTACAACCACTAGTGGCATAGAGGAACCTAAGAGGACTTTTACAAGCAATAAACAGGACAATTCACCATCATGTGCTAGTAATAGTTTCAATTTATATCTTATGTATAAGTATTTTTTCTATTTACCCTTAAAGAGAACAGGGTGTAATGTATTAACTTTTATTCACATCAGGGCTGAACTCCTGGTCACTATGGGTCACTGCTTTACTCTTCCTTCCAATAATTTGGATACATTTCCCCTATGATTGTGTTTTTTCACTAAAATCTCAGCCAGGGAGTAACAcctcaatataaatctcccttcagTCTCTAGATTTCTGAAAGATTCAGTCGTTCTTTCCTAAGGTAACACTTCCACTGACTTCCAGGCGTACGGACCTGGCAACTGTTTCCTGTTTGAAGCAATGGTTTaatgtttctttaaccccttaccAACCAGCAATGCGCATTAAAATGGCGGTCACTCAGGAAATAGGGAATAAGGAAATTGTGCCCCCAGAGCTGCAAAATCTCCAGGATTTCAACTACCAGGAATAACAGAGAACCTGGAGAACACGAACGAGACCAGTTACATAACGGTGATCCtgtgcctctctcttctctccttgtaGTTGTTCTGGGAGATAAGAGGGATACAAGTGCTGTCCTGTCAGTGAAGTTAGAATCAAGTTCAAGATCAAATCAATGAACCCTACCCCAATCTCCTGATCATCACCCCCAGATCATCACCCCAACACCATTCCCCGTGTCATCCCCCTAATCAGAttgcattttaatttttatttatttttttttatcttttgattttttctttctttctttactaATAGCTGGGTTAGGGTTTAGTGTTCTGGGTTTTATAAAATTTATACAACAAAagtataataaaagaaaaataataaaatacaactAAAAAAATACCAGTCTTAGATTAGGTTTAGGTTTACTAGTGTTAGGTTTGCTTTTAGGTTTTATTCTTTTAATGTTAGGCAAGTATATAAAATACAATAGTGGCCCTCAGAATGCTTACTATGGAGCAGGCGTATACGCTGCTTTGCTACGGCAGTTCCGGGACAGATACAGAATTTGCCTCTAAAGCAGAACTGTTTTGAAACAGTGACAACTCGGCTTCCTCCACAGGATCCCACAGCCTGATGGTAGCAGAGTCAgtcgtcactgctgaaacgtcagTGGCAGGGCCAAGTTCTGCAGTCCCCTCTTCATAGAGCTATCCTGATCAGTCCTTTTCCCCACAAATTCCCCAGTTTCCAGCAGCCTATGGTACAAAAGTTGACGTCACTAATTTTACCTCCTTtgattttttcaaaattttttctCCAATGTCTCTGAAATAGAAAATAATAGGGGTATTAGCCTCAACATGAATTTattgaaaaaacaacaacaaaaaccacATACTCTGCTCCTACTGGGCAACAAAATCTGTCCTCAGTACCCTTTTATTTACAGCTGTAATGACCCTATCCCGTTATGAAGTCCTAATGAATTTTCCTCATTTTAGGGACAATTCCCAAGTTCTCTAAGAAATGACTCTGATTAGGATTGCCTTAGTAAATCGAGACccctaatttatttttaaattcctATACCCCTCAGCACAATGTTTCCATTGAAGCAGAGGTTAccattagagatgagagaaccggtcgcggttcggctcgagttcggttcgccgaacggaggtctcgttcgagttcggttcggcgaaccggttcggcgaacccctcgaaccgcataggaaacaatggcaggcaatcacaaacacataaaaacacctagaaaacaccctcaaaggtgttcaaaaggtgacaaacaactcacaacacaacaaaaacacatgggaaagtgacaaggacatatactcatgcgaaaacaaaagagctggacaaggaaaaagaggaggagacacagatatatgagtatatgcaaggaaacatcgatgccattactgtgcaacttgagccctgctcattgtaggcttccaatctggataaattgcctgagcttgccacgtacgccttggggatcttgtcgtgtcctgcagcccgcgctctctcggaacctgtcttcagtgctgctgggggtctgctggcagataagcacatgcgtctgtccactgacaatgttggcatggctctcagaggacttttcttccccggagtcatccaggggaggcgaaaggcacgcgtatttttgagagttcttcatgcaaagcatctttttcattttgaaaagggggatcaactgatgccagtcaagtggggtgtgtgtggcccaattagtggaaacgagggagactgtggttggagtcccctcgctgtgtttctaaaagaaccaagatgaacaagtcatggctctcagaggacttttcttcccctgggtcagccagaataggcgaaaggcatgcgtatttttgagagtgcttcatgcaaagcatctttttcattttgaaaagggggatcaactgatgacagtcaagtggggtgt includes these proteins:
- the LOC142283564 gene encoding protein kinase C theta type-like, producing the protein MNIFGNAKTTGWAGTLKYMAPEILLEKPYNTAVDWFSAGVVIYEMATGRYPFSEDEIEENIEKALINDDPAFPKELDPQVKAVIKGLLDKSPKSRQKFVDNIKDHPFFTEINWTEIEGGKASPPFHLPPPPVMTSDAMKDVLSFSEATKPRMAKKNQNLFCGFTFADDGWKVVKQMQKAKTPNRRPKTPHHRSPTTESGGG